CGGCGTGCCGTGCCGGGTGGCGTACGCGTCGGCCGCGCCACCGGCCGCCGGCGTCGCGGTGGTCCGGGCGCGGGCGGCGGGCGCCCGTCGGGTGGCGGTGGCGGCATACTTCCTTGCGCCCGGTCGGTTCCACGACGCGGTCGTCTCGGCCGCCCGGCAGGCCGGCGCGACCACGGTCTCGGCGCCGCTCACCGACACTCCGGAGCTCGTGGACCTGATCCTCGCCCGGACCGGGCGGCCCGCCGCCGGGCCGTGACTCGGAGCCGGGCCGCCGGGCCGCGTGATCCGGGCCGCCGGGCGGAAAGGGCGACGCCCCGCCAGGGGGCCCGGCGGGGCGTCGGTGGTGTGTGGTCTAGGCGGAGTGAGCGCGCAACACCCGGAGGCCACCGCGACGCTTCACGGCGCGGCGCTCCTCCTCGCTCATTCCACCCCAGACGCCGGCGTCCTGACCGGACTCCAGTGCCCACTTCAGGCACTCGTCGGTCACGGAGCAACGCCGGCAGACGGCCTTGGCCTGCTCGACCTGCAGCAGGGCCGGCCCGGACGTCCCGATCGGGAAGAACAGCTCCGGGTCCTCGTCGCGGCAGGCAGCATGGTGGCGCCAGTCCATGGCGGCAACACTCCTCATTCTGAGATGGGTGGCAATTCTGGCTGTTTCGTTTTCCTATATGCATCCGCAGTGCCGATGTGACGGTTCGCGTTCACCGAATCAGCAGCGCGTGAGCAGACGGTTAGCCGAGCGGAGCGAGGAGCAGCTCAACACAGCAAGCTTATCCGCGCAATGTCCCGGTAACTCAAGTTCGCTTGTGAATACTTTCACGAACTACTGGAATGTCAAGGGTGGCACTCCGAAAAACTTGTGAGCGGTGAGCAAGCTCACGACCCATTTGTCCGATTCGGGGTACCCAGCCCGGCCCCGCCGCTCCGTAGCCGGGAATCAATATAGTACAGTCTGCGCGACATTGCTGACATATCCGGCACCCAACCCTCCTGGCGCGTCGCCCGGCGCGTCCAGCCAAGGGCAGTACCCCGGTCTCAGCAGATTACTCTCAGTGCGGCCGGCGCGGAGGTGAATCTGACTTTTTCCCGCTCGCCGAGGAAGTCGCCGTCGAGTTGGAACGCCTGGGGGCGGCTCGCGACCAAGGTGAACTCCGCCACGTCGTGCAGCCGAAGCACCTGCCGCCCGTGCGGGTCGGGTTGCCGGGAGAACATCTGCGTCACTGCGCGTGACGTACTCGCCACCCTTAGCTGACGAAGGGCCATCACGTCAAGACCAAGATCGAAGGACGCCTCGGGATTCGGATTGATCTCCCGGTCCCCCAGGTACGTCCACGGCGCCGTGTTCTGGATGATCGCGGTGGCCAACTCGCCTTCCGGCTCCTCTCCCGGACGCTCCAACCGGATCGCCGGATGCCGTCGATCGGAGGCGAGGAAGTACTGATTCACCGCCGCCCGGAGATAAAGCGCGGGAGTGGAGACCCGGCCCCGCTTCCGGGCCATTTCCACGCGGTGCACCACCGCCGCGTCGAGCCCGAAGCCGGCGCAGAAGGTGAAGTACCGGTCGTCGGCCCGACCCAACCCGATCGTCCGGGAGCGACCCAACCGGAGCCCTTCGAGGATCATGCTGGTGCTTTCCGGCCACTCCCTGGGCAACCCGAGCGCGCGGGCGAACACGTTGGTCGACCCGCCGGGCACGGTGGCGAGCGCCGGCAGCCGGTCGGCCGACGTCCCGCCGGTCACCGTGGGCGGATCGGCGCTCATCAGCCCGTTCACCACCTCGTTGACCGTCCCGTCGCCACCCAGGGTGACCACCAGGTCGACGCCCTCCTCGGCGGCCTCCCGGGCCAGATCCACCGCGTGCCCGCGGCGACCGGTGTACCGGACCGACAGGTCCACCTCACTGCGCAACGCCCGGACCAGCACGTCCCGGCTGCGCTCGCTGGTGGTGGTGGCCTTGGGATTGACTACCAGGACGGCCCGCATGGGCGGACTGTACCCCGATCCCATCCGAGTATCGTGTCGTCGTGACGATCGACTCCGACCCGGTTCCCGCCACGCTGAGTTGGGCGACCCGGCTGCTGCGGGCGGAGGCGGTAGCCCTCGCTCTGGTCGCCGTCTGGCTGGTCTACGAGAACCTCACCGCCGAGGCCCAGGACCTCACCTCGGCGCTGCTGATCACCCTGTTCGCGGCGGGCGGCGCGGTGGCGCTCTGGGCGCTCGGCAGCGGACTCGCCCGCCGCCGGGCCGGCGCCCGGGCCCCGGCCATCGTGTTGCAGCTCATGCTGCTGCCGATCGGCTGGTACATGATCCAGGGCGGGCTGGGCTGGCTCGGGGCGCCCCTGATGGCCCTCGGGGTAGGGGTCTGCGCGCTCCTGCTCGCCCCGGCCACCACCCGCGCCCTCGGCCTCCTCGACGACTGACCCCACGCTCCCGCCGCCGCCCGCCCGGTCGACGCCCGTCGCGCCTTCCCGCCCCCCGCGCCGCCCCGCCCCGCCTCGCCTGTCGGTCCGCGTCGCCTGTCGGTCGGTGCGCCGTTTCGTGGATGTCGGTGCGTCCCCGATGGCGGACACCGCGGTTTCAGGGATCCGAAGTGGCGACGGCACGCCGGTGGCGGTCAGGGCGGGGCGGTGGCGGTCCGGGCGGGACGCGATGGCGCGGTCGCGTGGGGGTCAGCGGCCGGAGGCGCGACGGGTGAGCAGGGAGATGGTGGCCTGGCCGTCGGCGGCGGTCGCCGAGGCGGAGGTGGTGAGCGCGGTGAGCACCTTCCACGCGAAGGACGACTCGGCGGGCAGCTTCGCGCCGCGTACCGTCGGCACCGTCACCTGGACGGTCAGCGCGTCCTCGGTGACCGCGAAGCAGCATTGCAGCTCGGCGTCCCGGGTGGCGATGGCGAGCAGCATGGCGCACGCCTCGTCGACGGCGATCCGCAGATCCTCGATCTCGTCGAGGGCGAACTGGAGACGCGCGGCGAGGCCGGCCGTCGCGGTGCGCAGCACGCTGAGGTAGCCGCCGTCAGCGGGCACGGTCAGGTGCACGACGTCCTCGTCGGTCGTCGGCTGCCCGGTCAGTTGAGTCACGCTCATCCCCCCGGTCGGGGACTCTACCCGGTCGGGGCCAGGGACGCTCCTCCAGCGGTCGTCGCCTGCTCGGCCAGCCGGCGCAGCGCCGCCCCGGCCAGCCGGTACGGCACCCACTGGTCGACCGGGTGGGCGTCGATCGCCTGGTAGAAGCCGGCCGCCGGGTTCCAGTCCAACATCAC
The sequence above is a segment of the Micromonospora sp. WMMD882 genome. Coding sequences within it:
- a CDS encoding diacylglycerol kinase family protein; its protein translation is MRAVLVVNPKATTTSERSRDVLVRALRSEVDLSVRYTGRRGHAVDLAREAAEEGVDLVVTLGGDGTVNEVVNGLMSADPPTVTGGTSADRLPALATVPGGSTNVFARALGLPREWPESTSMILEGLRLGRSRTIGLGRADDRYFTFCAGFGLDAAVVHRVEMARKRGRVSTPALYLRAAVNQYFLASDRRHPAIRLERPGEEPEGELATAIIQNTAPWTYLGDREINPNPEASFDLGLDVMALRQLRVASTSRAVTQMFSRQPDPHGRQVLRLHDVAEFTLVASRPQAFQLDGDFLGEREKVRFTSAPAALRVIC
- a CDS encoding ATP-binding protein — protein: MTQLTGQPTTDEDVVHLTVPADGGYLSVLRTATAGLAARLQFALDEIEDLRIAVDEACAMLLAIATRDAELQCCFAVTEDALTVQVTVPTVRGAKLPAESSFAWKVLTALTTSASATAADGQATISLLTRRASGR
- a CDS encoding WhiB family transcriptional regulator; protein product: MDWRHHAACRDEDPELFFPIGTSGPALLQVEQAKAVCRRCSVTDECLKWALESGQDAGVWGGMSEEERRAVKRRGGLRVLRAHSA